Proteins encoded together in one Nostoc sp. PCC 7524 window:
- a CDS encoding photosystem I reaction center protein subunit XI produces MAQAVDASKNSPSDPRNREVVFPAGRDPQIGNLETPVNAYPLVKWFINNLPAYRPGLTPFRRGLEVGMAHGYLLFGPFAKLGPLRNATNANLAGLLASIGLVVILTACLSLYANSNPPKALASVTVPNTPDAFSSKEGWNNFASAFLIGGIGGAVVAYFLTSNLAIIQGLIG; encoded by the coding sequence ATGGCGCAAGCAGTAGACGCATCAAAAAATTCTCCTAGCGATCCTAGAAACCGGGAAGTTGTTTTTCCTGCCGGACGCGATCCGCAAATCGGTAATCTGGAAACCCCAGTTAATGCTTATCCCCTAGTTAAATGGTTCATCAATAACTTGCCTGCCTATCGCCCTGGTCTAACTCCCTTTAGACGTGGACTAGAAGTAGGTATGGCTCATGGCTACCTGCTATTTGGTCCCTTTGCTAAATTAGGCCCCCTGCGTAATGCTACTAATGCTAACTTAGCTGGATTGCTGGCATCTATTGGCTTGGTGGTGATTCTTACCGCTTGTCTATCTTTGTATGCTAACAGCAACCCACCCAAAGCACTTGCTAGTGTAACTGTACCCAATACTCCAGACGCTTTTAGCTCCAAAGAAGGCTGGAACAATTTCGCCAGTGCTTTCTTAATTGGTGGTATTGGTGGTGCGGTAGTAGCCTACTTCTTAACCAGCAATTTGGCTATCATCCAAGGTCTAATAGGCTAA
- a CDS encoding N-acetylmuramoyl-L-alanine amidase: MKLHWLLSGTVGTVMLLSSPALATRLDSWRFDANQNRLEINTAGAVQPKAQLIFNPTRLVIDLPGVTFGRPQSTQQIGGAIRAVRVGQFDPQTTRIVVELAPGYTLDPQQVKFVGITASRWSVQLPTPTREQAESSSENVYNVVTLESEAQPEFSNNVVSAAAGTTQVESLQVTGDGFFVRTSGGNPNTNVIRSRDRTTIFMDIAGATLSSRLKQRNITVNRHGVSRVELTQLQTRTPSVRITLRVDKDSPDWRVTKSSAGGLVVLPTRVVRLPGNDNNNDSDNSDNITVPSRPPASNAVATIQSIDLADNQLLIRADQAVSATSGWDRNTGLFRIAITNAKLAPNVKGPTFKANSPILRVRLQTQNPNTVIVLVQPAAGVQIGALNQVGNQLLALELQGSRRAIATPPLPPIQGQIPDPRNPQPITQPSRPTPRGRVIVMIDPGHGGKDPGAIGIGGVREKDIILPISQRIAQVLQQNGVQVIMARNSDYFVSLPGRVQMAERGRADVFVSIHANAIGGGRSDVNGLETYYYDSGLGLARAVHNSILQSVNVRDRRVRRARFYVLRKSSMPSILVETGYLTGREDVVKLQNPAYQNQMADAIARGILQYLRR; the protein is encoded by the coding sequence GTGAAATTACACTGGCTACTATCTGGTACTGTTGGAACTGTCATGTTACTGTCGTCGCCAGCATTGGCAACGAGGTTGGATTCCTGGCGCTTTGATGCCAATCAAAACCGTCTGGAAATTAATACCGCAGGCGCTGTCCAACCCAAAGCACAACTGATTTTCAACCCCACACGTTTAGTCATTGATTTGCCAGGGGTAACATTTGGGCGGCCACAGTCCACACAACAGATAGGTGGTGCCATTCGTGCTGTCCGGGTGGGTCAGTTTGACCCCCAAACTACACGTATCGTCGTCGAACTAGCTCCTGGTTATACTCTCGACCCCCAACAGGTAAAATTCGTCGGTATTACTGCCAGTCGTTGGTCTGTCCAGTTACCAACCCCAACGCGTGAGCAAGCAGAGTCTTCCTCGGAAAATGTTTACAATGTAGTGACTCTAGAATCTGAGGCTCAACCAGAGTTTTCCAACAATGTTGTCAGTGCAGCCGCCGGGACAACTCAAGTAGAAAGTTTACAAGTGACTGGGGATGGTTTTTTTGTCCGCACCAGTGGCGGGAATCCTAATACTAACGTCATTCGCAGCCGCGATCGCACTACCATTTTTATGGATATCGCTGGTGCAACTTTATCATCACGTCTCAAGCAGCGCAATATTACTGTTAACCGGCATGGTGTCAGCCGCGTAGAACTCACCCAACTACAAACCCGCACGCCCTCTGTTCGCATAACTTTGCGGGTAGACAAAGATAGTCCAGACTGGCGAGTTACTAAAAGTAGTGCGGGCGGTTTGGTAGTCCTCCCCACTCGTGTGGTGAGATTGCCTGGAAATGATAATAATAATGATTCTGATAATTCAGATAATATTACTGTACCTAGCAGACCACCTGCAAGTAACGCCGTAGCTACGATTCAATCTATTGATTTAGCTGATAACCAATTACTCATTCGTGCTGATCAAGCTGTATCTGCTACCAGTGGATGGGATAGAAATACAGGCCTTTTCCGCATCGCTATCACAAACGCTAAGTTAGCCCCTAATGTTAAAGGCCCGACTTTTAAAGCTAATAGTCCGATCCTACGCGTCCGGTTGCAAACACAAAACCCCAATACTGTAATTGTGTTAGTCCAACCAGCCGCAGGAGTGCAAATTGGCGCACTCAATCAAGTTGGGAACCAGCTTTTGGCTTTGGAATTACAAGGCTCACGCCGAGCCATCGCCACACCGCCTTTACCTCCCATCCAAGGACAAATACCAGATCCTAGAAATCCCCAACCCATTACCCAACCTTCACGTCCTACCCCCAGAGGTAGGGTTATAGTCATGATTGATCCTGGACACGGTGGCAAAGATCCAGGAGCCATTGGCATTGGTGGAGTGCGTGAAAAAGATATCATCTTACCCATTAGCCAACGCATTGCTCAAGTTTTGCAACAAAACGGTGTGCAAGTCATTATGGCCAGAAATTCTGACTACTTTGTGAGCCTACCAGGACGAGTCCAGATGGCAGAACGGGGCAGGGCTGATGTGTTTGTTAGTATCCACGCGAATGCCATCGGCGGAGGAAGATCAGATGTTAATGGTTTGGAAACCTATTATTACGATAGTGGTTTGGGTTTAGCCCGCGCAGTTCATAATAGTATTCTCCAAAGTGTGAATGTCAGAGATAGAAGAGTCCGACGGGCGAGATTTTATGTCCTCAGAAAGAGTTCTATGCCTTCGATTCTGGTGGAAACAGGTTATTTAACCGGTCGGGAGGATGTGGTAAAGTTGCAAAATCCCGCCTACCAAAACCAAATGGCAGATGCGATCGCTCGTGGTATTCTTCAATACTTAAGAAGATAA
- the gmk gene encoding guanylate kinase, whose protein sequence is MMQVLPIQSCATTTEIALSGKLIVLTGPSGVGKGTLMQSLLQRHPELYYSVSATTRAPRPGEIDGKNYYFISRSKFEQLVAQGEFLESAEFAGNYYGTPREAVLNQIQSGQLVLLEIELEGARQIRASFPEALSIFILPPSFEELEKRIRGRGQDSEAAIARRLQRAHEEVQAADEFDIQIVNDDFETALNAIEAAVFA, encoded by the coding sequence ATGATGCAAGTTTTACCCATCCAGAGTTGTGCTACTACCACAGAAATTGCTTTGTCAGGCAAACTAATTGTTTTAACCGGGCCTAGTGGGGTCGGTAAAGGTACTTTAATGCAATCGCTTTTACAGCGTCATCCGGAACTTTATTACTCTGTATCCGCAACGACTCGCGCCCCCCGCCCAGGGGAAATTGATGGCAAAAATTATTATTTTATTAGCCGTAGTAAATTTGAACAATTGGTTGCTCAAGGCGAATTCCTAGAGTCGGCAGAATTTGCTGGTAACTACTATGGCACTCCCCGTGAAGCTGTGCTGAATCAAATTCAGTCTGGCCAGTTAGTGCTACTAGAGATTGAACTAGAAGGAGCAAGGCAAATTCGTGCTTCCTTTCCTGAAGCTTTGAGCATTTTTATTTTGCCGCCTTCCTTTGAAGAGTTAGAAAAACGCATTCGGGGACGGGGACAAGATTCCGAAGCCGCGATCGCCCGTCGTCTACAACGCGCCCATGAGGAAGTGCAAGCGGCTGATGAATTTGATATCCAAATCGTCAATGATGATTTTGAAACTGCTCTCAACGCCATTGAAGCAGCTGTGTTTGCTTGA
- a CDS encoding N-acetylmuramoyl-L-alanine amidase, protein MRLHWLLTATVGTVMLLSSPALATRLDSWRFDANQNRLEINTAGAVQPKAQLIFNPTRLVIDLPGVTFGQPQSTQQIGGAIRAVRVGQFDPQTTRIVIELAPGYTLDPQQVKFVGITASRWSVQLPTPEIENTASASEIAQQPETTTPPSSRNIYSVTPNPQETEVNTVASVTQLENLQVTGDGFFIRTRGGNPQMQVSRTEDKKVINIDVAGASLSPNLRQQDFPVNRYGVSRIQFTQLQNRPQSVRITMQVDQNSPDWGVSTSSIGGFVVLPNRSVARLPNQNTTTDSPAIIQSVELADNGTQLLIRSDQPVSAKSGWDRTSGLFRITINNAKLAARVKGPAFTANSPILRVRLQPQAPNTVVILLQPAAGVQIGELNQLSNQLLTLELQSSRQFTPPVALPPLPSTNQTQLPSTNLDNPITISQPVPRTPVPRGKVLVVIDPGHGGKDSGAPGLGGLLEKDVVLPIGRRIAEILEQNGVQTVLTRDADFFVELQGRVDIAERVNATVFVSVHANSVENRPDVNGLEVYYYESGYALAESVRKSILQNIGTIKDRGTRKARFYVLRKSSMPSILVEAGYMSGREDNPRLGSPEYQNRMAEAIARGILQYLKRG, encoded by the coding sequence GTGAGATTACACTGGCTACTAACCGCTACTGTGGGAACTGTCATGTTACTGTCGTCGCCTGCATTGGCAACGAGGTTGGATTCCTGGCGCTTTGATGCCAATCAAAACCGTCTGGAAATTAATACCGCAGGCGCTGTCCAACCCAAAGCACAACTAATTTTCAACCCCACACGTTTAGTTATTGATTTGCCAGGGGTAACATTTGGACAGCCACAGTCCACGCAACAGATAGGTGGTGCCATTCGTGCTGTCCGGGTGGGTCAGTTTGACCCCCAAACTACACGTATCGTCATCGAACTGGCTCCTGGTTATACTCTCGACCCCCAACAGGTAAAATTCGTCGGTATTACTGCCAGTCGTTGGTCTGTCCAGTTACCAACCCCAGAAATTGAAAATACAGCCTCTGCCTCGGAAATCGCCCAGCAACCAGAAACAACTACTCCACCATCTTCCAGAAATATTTACTCTGTTACGCCCAATCCACAAGAAACAGAAGTCAACACCGTCGCTTCCGTAACTCAACTGGAAAACTTACAAGTTACAGGAGATGGTTTTTTCATCCGCACTCGTGGCGGTAATCCCCAGATGCAAGTCAGTCGTACTGAGGATAAAAAGGTGATTAATATCGATGTTGCTGGTGCATCTTTATCACCAAATCTCAGACAGCAGGATTTTCCTGTCAATCGTTATGGTGTCAGTCGCATTCAATTTACCCAGCTACAAAACCGACCCCAATCTGTACGCATTACCATGCAGGTGGATCAAAATAGCCCTGATTGGGGGGTAAGCACCAGCAGTATAGGTGGCTTTGTGGTTCTGCCGAATAGAAGTGTAGCCAGATTACCAAACCAGAATACTACAACCGACTCCCCAGCTATCATCCAATCGGTAGAACTAGCTGATAACGGTACACAACTATTGATTCGCTCTGACCAACCTGTATCAGCCAAAAGTGGTTGGGATAGAACCTCCGGATTGTTTCGCATCACTATCAACAACGCTAAGTTAGCAGCCAGAGTCAAAGGCCCAGCTTTCACTGCCAATAGTCCAATTCTCAGGGTACGGTTGCAACCCCAAGCACCGAATACAGTAGTGATTTTGTTGCAACCAGCCGCAGGAGTACAAATCGGAGAACTCAATCAACTTAGCAACCAACTTCTAACACTAGAGTTACAAAGTTCACGGCAATTTACGCCCCCAGTAGCTTTACCACCTTTACCATCAACTAATCAAACTCAATTACCCAGTACAAATCTAGATAATCCCATAACGATATCTCAGCCTGTACCTCGCACCCCTGTTCCTAGAGGTAAAGTTTTGGTAGTTATTGACCCTGGCCACGGCGGTAAAGACTCTGGTGCGCCTGGTTTGGGTGGATTATTAGAAAAAGATGTAGTGCTACCGATTGGTCGCAGGATAGCTGAGATTTTGGAACAGAATGGCGTGCAAACTGTACTAACGCGGGATGCTGACTTTTTTGTAGAACTCCAGGGTAGGGTAGATATTGCCGAGCGAGTTAATGCCACAGTTTTTGTCAGTGTTCATGCGAATTCTGTAGAGAATCGCCCTGATGTCAATGGTTTAGAAGTCTACTATTACGAAAGTGGTTATGCTCTAGCGGAATCAGTCCGTAAAAGTATTCTGCAAAATATTGGCACTATTAAAGACAGAGGTACACGTAAAGCTAGATTTTACGTCCTCAGAAAGAGTTCTATGCCTTCGATTTTAGTGGAAGCAGGCTATATGTCTGGCCGGGAAGATAATCCTAGATTGGGTTCACCAGAATATCAGAATCGGATGGCAGAGGCGATCGCCCGTGGGATTCTGCAATATTTAAAGAGAGGCTAA
- the hetZ gene encoding heterocyst differentiation protein HetZ, which produces MNSAATATIPTANILEDNTIVVEAIFQLAYKEFQQFTKASDQNCRDVAQRITNEVHRICNESKRIQASGAVENSAMTLAKHRLQQCLRYYQLGSNRGRVELHSTLSAIIYRYINPPQRQLSYQGRLTIIEDFLQSFYLEALNAFRRENQLGPTYRPQTLLELAEYMAFTERYGKRRIPLPGRQQQLIILRAQTFSQQQPPETSVDIEQAAEGSSNEGDGSWEEPAVQQLRSAMATQPEPEPEEDTLRSVVITELMSYLEQRQQSDCADYFSLRLQDMSAQEIENVLGLTPRQRDYLQQRFKYHLIRFALLHRWELVHEWLEASLQTNLGLTPQQWQAYNTELDEKQRALLELKQQGQPDDKIAKTLGLSMAQLQKRWFKILEQAWEIRNSLVSGSGASTHE; this is translated from the coding sequence ATGAATTCAGCCGCAACAGCAACTATTCCAACCGCAAATATCCTGGAAGACAATACTATCGTTGTGGAGGCAATATTCCAACTTGCCTACAAAGAGTTTCAGCAATTCACCAAAGCTTCAGATCAGAATTGCCGCGATGTAGCGCAACGCATCACCAACGAAGTACATCGGATTTGCAATGAAAGTAAACGTATTCAAGCTTCCGGTGCCGTAGAAAACTCGGCCATGACCCTGGCTAAACATAGACTGCAACAGTGTTTGAGATACTATCAATTGGGTTCTAATCGAGGCAGAGTTGAATTACACAGTACACTCAGTGCCATTATTTATCGTTACATTAATCCTCCCCAGCGCCAATTAAGTTATCAAGGGCGGCTGACTATCATAGAAGATTTTCTACAAAGTTTTTATTTAGAAGCCTTAAACGCCTTCCGTCGGGAAAACCAACTCGGCCCCACCTATCGTCCCCAAACCCTCCTCGAACTGGCTGAGTATATGGCGTTTACAGAACGTTACGGTAAGCGGCGGATTCCCCTCCCAGGTCGTCAACAGCAGTTGATTATTCTCCGCGCTCAAACTTTTTCCCAACAGCAACCTCCAGAAACTAGCGTAGACATCGAACAAGCCGCCGAAGGTAGCAGCAATGAAGGCGATGGTTCCTGGGAAGAACCAGCCGTACAGCAGTTGCGTTCAGCAATGGCTACCCAACCAGAACCCGAACCAGAAGAAGATACACTCCGCTCCGTTGTGATTACGGAATTAATGAGCTATCTGGAGCAACGCCAACAATCCGACTGTGCTGATTACTTTTCACTCCGTCTTCAAGATATGTCAGCCCAGGAAATTGAAAATGTTTTAGGATTAACACCACGTCAGCGAGATTACTTACAACAACGCTTTAAGTATCATTTGATTCGGTTTGCTTTGCTACATCGATGGGAATTAGTACACGAGTGGCTAGAAGCTTCTTTACAGACAAATTTAGGCTTAACTCCTCAGCAATGGCAAGCCTATAATACCGAATTAGACGAGAAACAGAGGGCTTTACTAGAGTTGAAGCAGCAAGGACAACCCGACGACAAAATCGCCAAAACTTTAGGGTTATCAATGGCACAACTACAAAAACGGTGGTTTAAAATTTTGGAACAAGCTTGGGAAATTCGTAATTCCTTAGTGTCCGGATCAGGTGCATCTACTCATGAATAG
- the psaJ gene encoding photosystem I reaction center subunit IX — protein sequence MADKTDQSSYLIKFISTAPVAATIWLTITAGILIEFNRFFPDLLFHPLP from the coding sequence ATGGCGGACAAAACTGACCAAAGCAGCTATTTGATTAAGTTTATTTCCACCGCACCTGTTGCAGCTACTATCTGGCTGACAATCACAGCAGGTATTTTGATTGAATTTAATCGCTTTTTCCCTGACTTACTTTTCCATCCTCTACCATAA
- the sds gene encoding solanesyl diphosphate synthase, with the protein MTPATSLFTPVEADLQILADNLKQLVGNRHPILFAAAEHLFGAGGKRIRPAIVLLISRATMLDQDITPRHRRLAEITEMIHTASLVHDDVVDESEVRRGVPTVHSLFGNRIAILAGDFLFAQSSWYLANLDNLEVVKLLSEVIMDLATGEIQQGLNRFDTSISLETYLQKSYYKTASLIANSAKAAGILSEVSSEIAEHMYAYGRHLGIAFQIVDDILDFTSTADTLGKPVGSDLKSGNLTAPVLFALGETPYLEVLIEREFAQAGDIEQALALVQDSQGIQKARDLAAHHTKLAIDHLAALSASESHQALINIAEYTLSRLY; encoded by the coding sequence ATGACCCCAGCCACCTCCCTGTTTACCCCTGTGGAAGCAGACCTGCAAATACTAGCCGATAACCTCAAGCAGCTAGTTGGAAATCGCCACCCCATTCTGTTTGCAGCCGCCGAACATTTATTCGGGGCTGGGGGAAAGCGTATCAGACCAGCGATCGTGCTGCTGATATCGCGGGCGACAATGTTAGATCAGGATATTACACCCCGTCACCGTCGGCTAGCAGAAATCACAGAAATGATTCACACTGCTAGTTTGGTACACGACGATGTAGTAGACGAATCAGAAGTACGGCGAGGCGTTCCCACCGTTCACAGTTTGTTTGGTAATCGCATTGCGATTTTAGCTGGAGATTTTCTCTTCGCTCAATCTTCCTGGTATTTAGCGAACCTAGACAACTTGGAAGTGGTGAAACTACTTTCAGAAGTCATCATGGATCTCGCTACCGGGGAGATTCAGCAAGGATTAAATCGCTTTGATACCAGCATTTCACTAGAGACCTATCTCCAGAAAAGCTACTACAAAACAGCTTCGTTAATTGCCAACAGTGCAAAAGCGGCGGGAATACTGAGTGAAGTTTCCTCAGAAATTGCCGAACATATGTATGCCTATGGTCGTCATCTGGGGATAGCCTTTCAGATTGTTGATGACATTTTGGATTTCACTAGCACCGCCGACACTTTGGGTAAACCAGTAGGGTCGGATCTCAAAAGCGGTAATCTCACAGCGCCCGTGTTGTTTGCTCTAGGAGAAACACCCTATCTAGAAGTGTTGATAGAGCGAGAATTTGCTCAGGCGGGAGATATAGAGCAAGCACTGGCTTTGGTTCAAGATAGTCAAGGTATACAAAAAGCACGGGATTTAGCGGCTCATCATACCAAGCTAGCAATTGACCATCTAGCTGCACTCTCAGCTTCAGAATCTCACCAAGCGTTAATCAACATCGCGGAGTATACACTAAGTCGCTTATATTAG
- a CDS encoding transglutaminase TgpA family protein, translating to MFNLTRLNRFWHLPVSHNWRHHHQGSPLPEVEDSISLRVLVLALVITGIVAMDIASETTFSLWAIPLSLLGAVWSYYRRRQANVTVKFCIAIGMLMALGAFFGRLFGELNDTRLALAELLIQLQILHSFDVPRRRNLGYSIVIGLILLGVAATLSQTLAFAPILLLFLAIALPTLVVNYRSQLGLNQSTVKSPKSKEFKLSQRLPAYFLLFTVVVGLGLVVFAFLPRFPGYQLRTFPVSSPIEVKGGFTGRTIINPGYVRQGNAENQGNGNSVEPGDSGQPGKVDSGFYYGFNSKINQNLRGEMKPQVVMRVRSQAEGFWRVLAFDHYTGKGWEVSRNDDVTTIKRSPWSYQIHLSPPAISVKTREVVQTYTVVSDLPNLIPAMSYPREIYFPTPVIAVDKENGLRSPVGLSEDLTYTVISDVPYRDRTLLGKATTNYPRNIEKYYLQIPPEIAPKVRQRTAEILANYNRERVGKSEKTLDSAYEKALYLAQYIKQNYSIPENPLDLPYLDEKDDLVEAFLFKHKGGYPDHFSTVLTVMLRSIGIPARLVAGFGAGEFNPFTGMYVVRNTDAYAMTEVYFPKYGWFTFDPIPNHPLIPPSIEETQTFSVLRQFWQWVAGWLPSPVTGFLNNVVGAVFSWMGKAIAWFFALFTQGWVGILTGLILSTTTAFFSWLGWMQWRQWLNRRRLSKLPPMERLYQQMLQWTYQKGLGKHPAQTPLEYAQASSQHHTPAEAQVINEICQAYVSWRYGGNTPNLHQLRQKWQQMKNSHRHQTQ from the coding sequence ATGTTTAATTTAACCAGGTTGAATCGATTTTGGCATCTACCTGTAAGTCATAACTGGCGACATCATCACCAGGGATCGCCATTACCGGAAGTAGAAGATTCTATTTCCTTGCGGGTATTAGTGCTAGCGTTGGTAATCACAGGGATTGTGGCGATGGATATTGCCTCCGAGACTACATTTAGTCTGTGGGCAATACCACTGAGTTTATTGGGTGCAGTTTGGAGTTACTACCGTCGTCGTCAAGCTAATGTCACCGTCAAGTTTTGCATTGCTATCGGGATGTTGATGGCTTTGGGTGCTTTCTTTGGACGGTTGTTTGGCGAATTGAATGATACACGCTTGGCTTTGGCTGAGTTATTAATTCAACTGCAAATCCTGCATAGTTTTGATGTGCCTCGGCGCAGAAACTTGGGCTATTCCATAGTTATTGGTTTGATTTTATTGGGTGTGGCGGCAACGTTGAGTCAAACGTTAGCATTCGCACCTATATTATTATTATTTTTAGCGATCGCATTGCCGACGTTAGTAGTAAATTACCGTTCACAGCTAGGACTAAATCAGTCAACAGTTAAAAGTCCAAAGTCCAAAGAATTTAAATTATCTCAACGCTTACCTGCTTATTTTTTACTATTTACTGTAGTTGTGGGGTTGGGGTTGGTCGTATTTGCATTTTTACCCCGCTTCCCTGGTTATCAACTGCGGACTTTTCCTGTAAGTTCTCCCATTGAGGTGAAAGGCGGCTTTACTGGTCGCACTATTATTAATCCCGGTTATGTCCGCCAAGGTAATGCGGAAAATCAAGGTAATGGTAATAGTGTAGAACCAGGTGACAGTGGTCAACCAGGCAAGGTAGATAGCGGTTTTTATTACGGTTTTAATAGCAAGATTAACCAAAACCTGCGGGGAGAGATGAAACCCCAAGTGGTGATGCGGGTGCGATCGCAAGCGGAAGGATTTTGGCGGGTGCTGGCTTTTGATCACTACACAGGTAAAGGTTGGGAAGTTTCCCGCAATGATGATGTCACCACTATCAAGCGATCGCCTTGGTCTTATCAGATTCATTTATCTCCACCCGCTATCTCTGTCAAAACCAGGGAAGTAGTACAGACTTACACTGTAGTTTCAGATTTACCCAACCTAATTCCGGCGATGTCGTATCCTAGGGAAATTTATTTCCCTACACCTGTGATCGCCGTTGACAAGGAAAATGGCTTGCGATCGCCTGTGGGATTATCGGAAGACCTCACCTATACAGTAATTTCTGATGTACCATACCGCGATCGCACTTTATTAGGCAAAGCTACTACAAATTACCCGCGCAACATCGAAAAGTATTATTTGCAAATACCCCCAGAAATTGCCCCCAAAGTTAGACAACGTACCGCAGAAATTTTAGCTAACTACAATCGGGAACGAGTCGGGAAATCTGAGAAAACCTTAGATTCAGCCTATGAAAAAGCTCTGTATTTAGCACAATACATCAAGCAAAATTATTCAATTCCTGAAAATCCCTTAGATTTACCTTATCTGGATGAAAAAGACGACTTAGTAGAAGCGTTTTTATTCAAACATAAAGGCGGCTATCCAGACCACTTCTCAACTGTTCTCACAGTCATGCTACGTTCCATTGGTATTCCGGCGCGGTTAGTAGCTGGGTTTGGTGCAGGGGAATTTAATCCTTTTACGGGGATGTATGTAGTCAGGAACACTGACGCTTATGCCATGACGGAAGTTTATTTCCCTAAGTATGGCTGGTTTACCTTTGACCCCATCCCCAATCATCCCCTGATTCCACCTTCCATCGAAGAAACTCAGACTTTTAGTGTGTTGCGGCAATTTTGGCAATGGGTAGCTGGGTGGCTACCTTCACCTGTGACAGGTTTTCTTAACAACGTAGTTGGAGCAGTATTTAGCTGGATGGGGAAAGCGATCGCTTGGTTTTTCGCTTTATTTACTCAAGGTTGGGTAGGTATATTAACTGGCTTAATTTTGTCCACTACCACCGCTTTTTTCAGTTGGCTAGGTTGGATGCAGTGGCGACAGTGGTTGAATCGTCGCCGCTTGAGTAAACTACCCCCAATGGAACGTCTGTATCAACAAATGCTGCAATGGACATACCAAAAAGGTTTAGGTAAACATCCAGCACAGACACCTTTAGAGTATGCCCAAGCATCATCACAACATCATACTCCGGCAGAGGCTCAGGTAATAAATGAGATTTGCCAAGCTTATGTTAGTTGGCGTTATGGAGGTAATACTCCGAACCTACATCAACTGCGACAAAAATGGCAGCAGATGAAAAATTCTCACCGCCATCAGACACAATAA
- the remA gene encoding extracellular matrix/biofilm regulator RemA: MEIQLINIGFGNIVSANRVVAIVSPESAPIKRIITDARDRGQLIDATYGRRTRAVIITDSSHVILSAIQPETVANRFVISREHHTVEN, translated from the coding sequence ATGGAGATACAGTTAATTAACATTGGGTTTGGTAACATCGTCTCGGCCAACCGAGTTGTTGCCATTGTCAGTCCAGAATCTGCCCCGATTAAGCGGATTATTACCGATGCTAGGGACAGAGGTCAGCTAATTGATGCCACTTATGGTCGCCGGACTAGGGCTGTAATCATCACCGATTCCAGTCACGTAATTTTATCGGCGATTCAACCAGAAACAGTAGCTAATCGCTTCGTGATTTCTAGGGAGCATCATACGGTAGAGAATTGA
- the murI gene encoding glutamate racemase — MYSSSGFEGNLYNFSDQEPQRAPIGVFDSGVGGLTVLRQLYRQLPNESIIYFGDTARLPYGIRSQAEILQFVRDILDWMQQQRVKMVIMACNTSSALALDIVREEYDIPILGVILPGAKAAVQQGKRIGVIATPATAKSNAYKHAILEINPDVEVWQVGCPEFVPLIEQNRIHDPYTTEVARSYLEPLLKQDIDTLVYGCTHYPLLAPVVRSLVSPQVTIIDPAVHVVTACHQELELLGLSNTHPPLPTRFVVSGSPQQFAQSGVQWLGHTPMVESVEFASLPISQLQQDFVG; from the coding sequence GTGTATTCATCTTCCGGCTTTGAAGGTAATCTTTATAATTTCTCAGACCAAGAGCCTCAACGCGCTCCTATTGGTGTTTTTGATAGTGGTGTGGGTGGGCTGACGGTGTTGCGTCAACTCTATCGCCAATTACCTAACGAATCAATTATTTATTTCGGAGATACCGCTAGGCTACCTTACGGTATTCGTTCGCAAGCAGAGATTTTACAGTTTGTCCGCGACATCCTGGACTGGATGCAACAGCAACGCGTCAAAATGGTGATCATGGCTTGCAACACCAGTTCTGCTCTCGCACTAGACATAGTGCGTGAAGAATACGACATTCCTATTCTTGGTGTCATTCTTCCTGGAGCCAAAGCAGCTGTACAACAAGGTAAGCGTATTGGTGTCATCGCCACGCCAGCCACAGCTAAAAGTAATGCCTATAAACACGCCATTTTAGAAATTAATCCTGATGTGGAAGTCTGGCAAGTCGGCTGTCCCGAATTTGTCCCACTCATTGAGCAAAATCGGATTCATGACCCCTACACCACTGAAGTAGCTAGGTCTTATCTCGAACCTCTGCTCAAACAAGACATTGATACTTTAGTGTACGGCTGTACTCATTATCCCCTGCTCGCACCAGTGGTGCGATCGCTCGTTTCTCCCCAAGTCACAATCATTGATCCTGCGGTTCATGTCGTTACAGCCTGTCACCAAGAGTTAGAACTACTAGGCTTAAGCAACACCCACCCACCCCTACCCACTCGCTTTGTTGTAAGCGGTTCTCCGCAACAGTTTGCTCAATCTGGAGTCCAGTGGCTAGGTCATACCCCAATGGTTGAGTCCGTAGAGTTTGCTAGTCTTCCCATTTCCCAACTCCAGCAAGATTTCGTTGGGTGA